The Hyphomicrobiales bacterium genome has a window encoding:
- a CDS encoding FAD assembly factor SdhE translates to MSGSTRSSADLDPRRRKILFRAWHRGMREMDLIMGRFADDAIAGFSDAELDEFERLIEVLDRDLLSWVTGEAPVPENYDTELFRKLKAFHHHDKPIHV, encoded by the coding sequence ATGTCCGGCTCGACCCGCTCCAGCGCCGATCTCGACCCGCGCCGCCGCAAGATCCTGTTCCGCGCCTGGCATCGCGGCATGCGCGAGATGGACCTGATCATGGGCCGCTTCGCCGACGATGCGATCGCCGGTTTCAGCGATGCCGAGCTTGACGAGTTCGAACGGCTAATCGAGGTGCTCGACCGGGACCTGCTGAGCTGGGTAACCGGCGAGGCCCCGGTACCGGAAAACTACGACACGGAACTCTTCCGCAAGCTCAAGGCTTTCCACCATCACGACAAGCCGATTCATGTGTGA
- the pcaG gene encoding Protocatechuate 3,4-dioxygenase alpha chain, with translation MTTTTDSSGGDLETRNAAPRQDSQDPSIFGQTPWQTVGPYFHYGLPWKGGADLVGRSEMGARPDLMPPEHFLLSGSNVSGTPEGEVIALAGCVYDADGKPIEDAMIEIWQANAKGRYASPDDDRADVALDQHFVGFGRASTDKDGVYRFRTIRPGRVPGPGNSLQAPHIALSVFGRGLLKRLPTRLYFADGEGNETDPILALVPEVRRHTLIAQRKPDGTWWLDINLAGENETVFFDL, from the coding sequence ATGACGACGACCACTGACTCTTCGGGCGGGGATTTGGAAACCCGCAACGCCGCGCCGCGGCAGGACAGCCAGGACCCGTCGATCTTCGGCCAGACGCCGTGGCAGACGGTCGGCCCGTATTTCCATTACGGTCTGCCCTGGAAGGGTGGCGCCGATCTCGTCGGCCGTTCCGAGATGGGCGCCCGGCCCGATTTGATGCCACCGGAGCATTTCCTGCTCTCGGGCTCGAATGTCTCGGGCACGCCCGAGGGCGAGGTCATCGCGCTCGCCGGCTGCGTCTACGATGCCGACGGCAAGCCGATCGAGGATGCGATGATCGAGATCTGGCAGGCCAATGCCAAGGGCCGCTATGCCAGCCCGGACGATGATCGCGCGGATGTGGCGCTCGACCAGCATTTCGTCGGCTTCGGCCGCGCCTCGACCGACAAGGACGGTGTCTACCGCTTCCGCACGATCCGCCCCGGCCGCGTGCCCGGCCCCGGCAACAGCCTGCAAGCGCCGCATATCGCGCTCTCGGTCTTCGGCCGCGGCCTGCTCAAGCGCCTGCCGACCCGGCTCTATTTCGCCGATGGCGAGGGCAACGAGACCGACCCGATCCTCGCGCTCGTGCCGGAAGTGCGCCGCCACACCTTGATCGCCCAGCGCAAGCCGGACGGCACCTGGTGGCTCGACATCAACCTCGCCGGCGAGAACGAGACGGTGTTTTTCGATCTGTAG
- the mfd gene encoding Transcription-repair-coupling factor, with protein sequence MSIPPPSQIAKPQLDRLLDALNRGDKPTLAGVPDGFDAVVLADLTRARAKKAEGPALLVFIARDGQRLQVLENALQFVAPDLEVMSFPAWDCQPYDRVSPAPSIVAHRMTTLSRLAKTKSGERPRLLLTTVNAALQRVPAFGKVASESFSAAPGNMVDIEELARWLDISGYLRTSTVRETGEFAVRGGIVDLFPPGMPAPIRLDFFGDTLESIRTFDPETQRTTGQLRGLDLVPMSEAQMTSESIRRFRQSYISTFGTPGRDDTLYEAVSEGRRPAGLEHWLPLLAEKLDTLFTYLPDVPLVLDHQAEDAVGERISLIKDYYDARKAALEQGGGGGIPYKPLPPDALYLSPADWRSVIDVYGVASLTPFQLPDSEGKLILDLGGKQGRSFAAERTADAGGVFDAAVAHVKALEAEGKRVILAAWSEGSRERLAHVLADHGLKSTQLTGSLRAAFDLKPGTIALAVWGFETGFEAGRLAVIGEQDILGDRLVRPRRKTKRPQDFIAELSSLAPGDLVVHVDHGIGRFIGLQTITAAGAPHDCLEIHYAGDSKLFLPVENIELLSRYGSEDTEVQLDRLGGGGWQARKAKLKQRIREMAGKLIQIAAARALKDAPRLIPPDGVYDEFCARFPYEETEDQQNTIDAVLDDLAAGRPMDRLVCGDVGFGKTEVALRAAFATALNGKQVAVVVPTTLLARQHYRNFADRFAGLPVNVGQASRFVGSADLKAVKQGARDGTMDIVVGTHALLGKGVDFKDLGLVIVDEEQHFGVAHKEKLKELRAEVHMLTLSATPIPRTLQLAMTGVRELSIIATPPVDRLAVRTFVTPFDPLIVREALLRERYRGGRSFYVVPRIEDIADVKDFLDKQVPECKVGIAHGQMAAGTLEDVMTAFYEGQYDILLSTTIVESGLDIPTANTLIVHRADMFGLAQLYQLRGRVGRSKTRAYALFTVPANRKLTEQADKRLKVLQSLDTLGAGFQLASHDLDIRGAGNLLGDEQSGHIKEVGYELYQQMLEEAVAALKAGIEFETETQWSPAIQVGAPVMIPEHYVADLTLRLTLYKRLSTMDDDAELQSFGAELVDRFGPLPEEVNQLLEIVAIKALCKRANVEKVEAGPKGIIVAFRNNEFANPEGLVGFVAKQGTLAKVRPDMRVVFIDDFDTVEQRLKATRRLLTDLARIAERKKAA encoded by the coding sequence ATGAGCATTCCTCCTCCCAGCCAGATCGCCAAGCCCCAGCTCGACCGACTGCTCGATGCGCTGAACCGTGGCGACAAGCCGACGCTTGCCGGCGTGCCGGATGGCTTCGACGCCGTCGTGCTGGCCGACCTGACCCGCGCCCGCGCCAAGAAGGCGGAGGGGCCGGCGCTGCTCGTCTTCATCGCGCGTGACGGCCAGCGCCTGCAGGTGCTTGAGAACGCCTTGCAATTCGTCGCGCCCGATCTTGAGGTGATGAGTTTCCCGGCCTGGGACTGCCAGCCCTATGACCGCGTCTCGCCCGCGCCTTCCATCGTCGCGCACCGGATGACAACGCTGTCGCGCCTCGCCAAGACCAAGTCGGGCGAGCGGCCACGCCTGCTGCTGACAACCGTGAACGCAGCGCTCCAGCGCGTGCCGGCCTTCGGCAAGGTCGCGTCGGAGAGCTTCTCGGCTGCGCCCGGCAACATGGTCGATATCGAGGAGCTGGCGCGCTGGCTCGACATCAGCGGTTACCTGCGCACCTCGACCGTGCGCGAGACCGGCGAATTCGCCGTGCGCGGCGGCATCGTCGACCTGTTCCCGCCGGGCATGCCGGCGCCGATCCGGCTCGATTTCTTCGGCGACACGCTGGAATCGATCCGCACCTTCGATCCGGAGACGCAGCGCACCACCGGGCAATTGCGCGGGCTCGATCTCGTGCCGATGTCCGAGGCGCAGATGACGAGCGAGAGCATCCGCCGCTTCCGCCAGTCCTATATCTCCACATTCGGCACGCCCGGTCGCGACGACACGCTCTACGAGGCCGTCAGCGAGGGCCGCCGCCCGGCCGGCCTGGAGCACTGGCTGCCGCTGCTGGCGGAAAAGCTCGACACGCTCTTCACCTATCTGCCGGACGTGCCGCTCGTGCTCGACCATCAGGCCGAGGACGCGGTCGGCGAACGCATCAGCCTGATCAAGGACTATTACGACGCCCGCAAGGCCGCGCTGGAGCAGGGCGGAGGCGGCGGCATTCCCTACAAGCCGCTGCCGCCGGATGCGCTCTACCTCTCGCCGGCAGATTGGCGCAGCGTGATCGACGTCTACGGGGTCGCAAGCCTGACCCCGTTCCAATTGCCGGACAGCGAGGGCAAGCTGATCCTCGATCTCGGCGGCAAGCAGGGCCGCAGCTTCGCGGCCGAGCGCACCGCCGATGCCGGCGGCGTCTTCGATGCCGCCGTCGCGCATGTGAAGGCGTTGGAGGCCGAGGGCAAGCGCGTCATCCTCGCAGCCTGGTCGGAGGGGTCGCGCGAGCGCCTGGCGCATGTGCTCGCCGATCATGGCCTGAAGAGCACGCAATTGACCGGCTCGCTGCGCGCCGCTTTCGATCTCAAGCCCGGCACGATCGCGCTCGCGGTCTGGGGTTTCGAGACCGGCTTCGAGGCCGGGCGCCTCGCGGTCATCGGCGAGCAGGACATCCTGGGCGATCGTCTCGTCCGCCCGCGCCGCAAGACCAAGCGCCCGCAGGATTTCATAGCCGAGCTGTCCTCGCTCGCGCCGGGCGATCTCGTCGTCCATGTCGATCACGGCATCGGCCGCTTCATCGGCCTGCAGACGATCACGGCGGCCGGCGCGCCGCATGACTGCCTCGAAATCCACTATGCCGGCGATTCCAAGCTGTTCCTGCCGGTCGAGAACATCGAGCTTCTGTCCCGCTACGGCTCCGAGGACACAGAAGTCCAGCTCGACCGGCTCGGCGGCGGGGGCTGGCAGGCGCGCAAGGCCAAGCTCAAGCAACGCATCCGCGAGATGGCCGGCAAGCTCATCCAGATCGCGGCGGCCCGCGCGCTCAAGGACGCGCCGCGGCTGATCCCGCCCGATGGGGTCTATGACGAGTTCTGCGCCCGCTTCCCCTATGAGGAGACCGAGGACCAGCAGAACACCATCGACGCGGTGCTCGACGATCTCGCGGCGGGGCGGCCGATGGACCGGCTCGTCTGCGGCGATGTCGGCTTCGGCAAGACCGAGGTCGCATTGCGTGCCGCCTTCGCCACCGCGCTCAACGGCAAGCAGGTCGCGGTCGTGGTGCCGACGACGCTGCTCGCGCGCCAACACTATCGCAATTTCGCCGATCGCTTTGCCGGCTTGCCCGTCAATGTCGGGCAGGCCTCGCGCTTCGTCGGCTCGGCCGATCTCAAGGCGGTGAAGCAGGGTGCGCGGGACGGCACGATGGATATCGTCGTCGGCACGCACGCGCTGCTCGGCAAGGGCGTCGACTTCAAGGATCTCGGCCTCGTCATCGTCGATGAGGAGCAGCATTTCGGCGTCGCCCACAAGGAGAAGCTGAAGGAATTGCGCGCCGAGGTGCACATGCTGACGCTCTCGGCGACTCCGATCCCGCGCACGCTCCAGCTCGCCATGACCGGCGTGCGCGAGCTTTCGATCATCGCGACGCCGCCGGTCGATCGCCTTGCGGTGCGCACCTTCGTCACGCCTTTCGATCCATTGATCGTGCGCGAGGCGCTGCTGCGCGAGCGTTACCGGGGCGGGCGCAGCTTCTATGTCGTGCCGCGCATCGAGGACATCGCCGACGTCAAGGACTTCCTCGACAAGCAGGTGCCGGAGTGCAAGGTCGGCATCGCCCATGGCCAGATGGCGGCGGGCACGCTGGAAGACGTGATGACGGCTTTCTACGAGGGCCAGTACGACATCCTGCTCTCGACCACGATCGTCGAGTCGGGCCTCGACATTCCGACCGCGAACACGCTGATCGTCCACCGCGCCGACATGTTCGGCCTCGCCCAGCTCTATCAGCTCCGCGGCCGCGTCGGACGCTCCAAGACGCGCGCCTATGCGCTCTTCACCGTGCCGGCCAACCGCAAGCTGACCGAGCAGGCCGACAAGCGCCTCAAGGTGCTGCAATCGCTCGACACGCTCGGCGCCGGCTTCCAGCTCGCCAGCCACGACCTCGACATCAGAGGCGCCGGCAACCTGCTCGGCGACGAGCAGTCCGGCCATATCAAGGAGGTCGGCTACGAGCTCTACCAGCAGATGCTGGAGGAGGCGGTGGCGGCGCTCAAGGCCGGCATCGAATTCGAGACCGAGACGCAATGGTCGCCGGCGATCCAGGTCGGCGCGCCGGTCATGATCCCCGAGCACTATGTCGCCGACCTGACGCTGAGGCTCACCCTCTACAAGCGCCTCTCGACCATGGACGATGATGCTGAGCTGCAGTCCTTCGGCGCCGAGTTGGTCGACCGCTTCGGCCCGCTGCCGGAGGAGGTCAACCAGCTCCTGGAGATCGTCGCGATCAAGGCGCTCTGCAAGCGCGCCAATGTCGAAAAGGTCGAGGCCGGGCCGAAGGGCATCATCGTCGCCTTCCGCAACAACGAATTCGCCAATCCGGAAGGGCTGGTCGGCTTCGTCGCCAAGCAGGGCACGCTGGCCAAGGTGCGCCCCGACATGCGCGTCGTCTTCATCGACGATTTCGACACGGTGGAGCAGCGCCTGAAGGCGACGCGCCGGCTGCTGACCGATCTGGCGCGGATCGCGGAGAGGAAGAAGGCGGCCTGA
- the pcaH gene encoding Protocatechuate 3,4-dioxygenase beta chain, which translates to MSRLILPYAAPDQGQPSSLFPNYRSTVARSPRQAPILIPQTLTETTGPSDWSRLMGPAMADLTAQHKAEPQGQRIVVTGRVLDEDGRPVPNTVVEIWQANAAGRYIHAKDDWPAPLDPNFTGVGRVVTDGEGRYRYVTIRPGAYPWGNHKNAWRPAHIHLSLLGPAFATRLVTQMYFPDDPLIEIDPIANAVPMPYRQRMVSRFDIGTTVPNWALGYVFDIVLKGRDQTPFEDDHDDDH; encoded by the coding sequence GTGAGCCGCCTGATCCTTCCCTATGCGGCTCCGGACCAGGGTCAGCCGAGCTCGCTCTTTCCCAACTACCGCTCGACGGTGGCGCGCAGCCCCCGGCAGGCACCGATCCTCATCCCGCAGACGCTGACCGAAACAACCGGCCCGAGCGACTGGTCGCGTCTGATGGGGCCGGCAATGGCCGACCTCACCGCCCAGCACAAGGCCGAGCCGCAGGGCCAGCGCATCGTCGTCACCGGCCGCGTGCTCGACGAGGACGGTCGGCCCGTGCCCAACACCGTCGTCGAGATCTGGCAGGCCAATGCCGCCGGCCGCTATATCCACGCCAAGGACGACTGGCCGGCGCCGCTCGATCCGAATTTCACCGGCGTCGGCCGCGTCGTCACCGATGGCGAGGGCCGATACCGCTACGTCACGATCCGGCCCGGCGCCTACCCCTGGGGCAACCACAAGAACGCCTGGCGCCCGGCCCATATCCATCTCTCGCTGCTGGGCCCGGCCTTCGCGACGCGGCTGGTCACGCAGATGTATTTCCCCGACGATCCGCTGATCGAGATCGACCCGATCGCGAATGCCGTGCCGATGCCCTATCGCCAGCGCATGGTCTCGCGCTTCGACATCGGCACCACCGTGCCGAACTGGGCGCTGGGCTATGTCTTCGACATCGTGCTCAAGGGCCGCGACCAGACGCCGTTCGAGGACGATCATGACGACGACCACTGA